A window of Edaphobacter lichenicola contains these coding sequences:
- a CDS encoding ABC transporter permease: MNKLELSSLYQLTMMRFRLFLREPEAIFWIFIFPILLAAGLGIAFRNRPPEVLQVGATTLQLTQALNADKGLTSTTMDEATGTQALATGRILLLAVQRPDTTVYQYDSTNPDARTAKLLADHAIQTAAGRHDALHTKEDLVHETGSRYIDFVVPGLLGMNLMGSAMWGMGFAIVEARQKKLLKRLVASPMPRWQYLASFLLSRLVMLVIEVAAFLGFARLVFGVPFRGSIAQLALLCILTSLAFSALGLLTASRAKTIEAVSGLMNFVMFPMWIFSGVFFSSTRFPAVVQPLIKALPLTAAIDAMRGNMLQGMSLHQLLPPVAILLAWLIIPFAISLRIFRWR; this comes from the coding sequence ATGAATAAGCTGGAGCTGAGCAGCCTCTATCAACTCACGATGATGCGCTTCCGCCTCTTCCTGCGCGAGCCCGAGGCGATCTTCTGGATCTTCATCTTTCCCATCCTACTCGCCGCAGGCCTCGGCATCGCCTTTCGCAACCGCCCGCCAGAAGTTCTTCAGGTAGGCGCCACCACGCTGCAACTAACCCAGGCGCTCAACGCCGACAAGGGCCTCACCTCCACCACCATGGACGAAGCCACAGGCACGCAGGCCTTAGCCACAGGACGCATCCTGCTCCTCGCCGTTCAGCGACCGGACACGACCGTCTACCAGTACGACTCCACCAACCCGGACGCACGCACCGCCAAACTCCTCGCCGACCACGCGATCCAAACCGCAGCCGGCAGACACGACGCCCTCCACACCAAAGAAGACCTGGTGCACGAAACCGGCTCGCGTTATATCGACTTCGTAGTGCCTGGACTTCTCGGAATGAACCTCATGGGATCCGCCATGTGGGGCATGGGGTTCGCCATCGTAGAAGCCAGACAAAAGAAACTCCTCAAGCGTCTCGTCGCCTCGCCCATGCCTCGCTGGCAGTACCTCGCATCTTTTCTCCTCTCGAGACTGGTCATGCTCGTCATCGAAGTCGCCGCCTTTCTCGGCTTCGCCCGCCTCGTCTTCGGTGTGCCCTTCCGCGGATCGATCGCCCAACTGGCACTTCTCTGCATCCTCACGTCCCTGGCCTTCTCCGCGCTGGGCCTGCTCACCGCATCCCGCGCCAAAACCATCGAAGCCGTCTCAGGACTCATGAACTTCGTCATGTTTCCCATGTGGATCTTCTCCGGAGTCTTCTTCTCCTCCACCCGTTTCCCCGCAGTCGTCCAACCTCTCATCAAAGCGCTCCCTCTCACCGCCGCAATCGACGCCATGCGAGGCAACATGCTCCAGGGAATGAGCCTCCATCAACTACTCCCTCCAGTAGCCATCCTGCTGGCGTGGCTCATAATCCCCTTCGCCATCTCCCTCCGCATCTTCCGCTGGCGCTAG
- a CDS encoding ABC transporter ATP-binding protein, whose translation MLSAKPQADRPSLMLRGLHKTFADVVAVNGIDLEVTPGECFGLLGPNGAGKTTTIEICEGLTAPDSGDVELLGLNWRTNADELRQRIGLQLQETQFSEKLTVEETLRLFRSFFHRGITVEDSIKTAQLEEKRSARVGTLSGGQKQRLAMACALVGDPELLFLDEPTTGLDPQARRNLWDLLDRLKQEGRTIILTTHYMDEAERLCDRVAIMDHGRIIALDTPPRLIASVGGEHIVEFAATSLDNRNGSVDPALLTAIDGVESHRLTAGIHQLSVRELHTAVPKIFSVLASQGLHLDEFRTHSATLEDVFVGLTGRNLRDE comes from the coding sequence ATGCTGAGCGCAAAGCCGCAGGCCGACCGTCCCTCGCTGATGTTGCGCGGACTCCACAAGACCTTCGCCGACGTAGTCGCCGTCAACGGCATCGATCTCGAGGTCACACCCGGCGAGTGTTTCGGGCTTCTGGGTCCGAACGGCGCAGGAAAGACAACCACGATCGAAATCTGCGAAGGCCTCACCGCACCCGACAGCGGCGACGTCGAACTCCTCGGCCTCAACTGGCGCACCAATGCAGACGAGCTTCGTCAGCGCATCGGCCTCCAGCTCCAGGAGACCCAGTTCTCCGAGAAGTTAACCGTCGAAGAGACCCTGCGCCTCTTCCGCAGCTTCTTCCATCGTGGCATCACCGTGGAAGACTCCATCAAAACCGCTCAGCTCGAGGAGAAGCGCAGCGCCCGCGTAGGCACCCTCTCCGGCGGCCAGAAGCAGCGCCTCGCCATGGCCTGCGCCCTCGTAGGCGATCCAGAGCTGCTCTTCCTCGATGAACCAACCACCGGGCTCGACCCCCAGGCCCGCCGCAACCTGTGGGACCTGCTCGACCGCCTCAAGCAGGAGGGCCGCACCATCATCCTCACCACCCACTACATGGACGAGGCCGAGCGCCTCTGCGACCGCGTCGCCATCATGGACCACGGCCGCATCATCGCGCTCGACACCCCGCCCCGGCTCATCGCCTCCGTCGGCGGAGAGCACATCGTAGAGTTCGCCGCCACCAGCCTAGACAACCGAAATGGCTCCGTCGATCCAGCCCTCCTCACTGCAATCGATGGAGTCGAGTCCCACCGCCTCACCGCCGGCATCCACCAGCTCTCCGTACGCGAGCTCCACACCGCCGTGCCGAAGATCTTCTCCGTGCTCGCCTCGCAAGGGCTTCACCTCGACGAGTTCCGCACTCACTCGGCAACACTCGAAGATGTCTTCGTAGGCCTCACCGGAAGGAACCTGCGCGATGAATAA
- a CDS encoding arginase family protein, which produces MKRREFLTTAGAAALGLTLDSAYADGQPVPTAASPIQPPPNAQRTTPAYLILGVPLRAGSLIPGNENDAQAYRDADLVKRLNDAGRNAVDAGNLPIPSYLPHHSVPPIRSWPAPRIVWDLLSEHLTGILSQPGQTPLLIGCDCSVVVGTAQALSKVASNDIHVLYIDGDCDDAAPVSSRSQSAAACAVWFLTHDSAFWNGPPLKPSQVSFIGWSTPSQSPETPIKSTSLADLRRIGIRQSAQQILAAIPPSAAILLHLDIDVFRGSDLTAIYFPHEQGLSLEEGKELLGLFLQDPRIRHIEISEYAALRDVGQNSVHQLVQILVDKLPPSKPKATSPC; this is translated from the coding sequence ATGAAGAGGCGAGAGTTCCTGACCACGGCGGGCGCAGCTGCCCTTGGGCTCACACTGGACAGCGCCTACGCCGACGGGCAACCAGTCCCCACCGCGGCTTCCCCGATCCAACCGCCTCCCAACGCCCAGCGGACAACTCCGGCTTACCTGATTCTCGGAGTTCCCCTTCGTGCAGGATCGCTCATTCCCGGAAACGAGAACGACGCCCAGGCCTACCGTGACGCCGATCTGGTAAAGCGGCTGAACGATGCCGGTCGCAACGCTGTCGATGCCGGCAATCTCCCTATACCCAGCTATCTTCCCCATCACTCCGTTCCTCCCATCAGAAGCTGGCCGGCTCCGCGAATCGTCTGGGACCTGCTGAGCGAACATCTCACCGGGATACTCTCTCAGCCCGGACAAACTCCGCTCTTGATTGGTTGCGACTGCAGCGTCGTCGTAGGAACCGCACAAGCCTTAAGCAAAGTCGCATCCAACGACATTCACGTCCTCTACATCGACGGAGACTGCGACGACGCCGCGCCCGTCTCTTCCCGCAGTCAGAGCGCCGCCGCCTGCGCAGTCTGGTTTCTCACCCACGACTCCGCGTTTTGGAACGGTCCACCCCTCAAACCTTCGCAGGTCTCCTTCATAGGATGGTCCACCCCTTCGCAGTCGCCGGAAACACCCATCAAGTCCACATCGCTAGCCGATCTCCGGCGCATCGGTATCCGACAATCGGCGCAGCAGATCCTCGCCGCGATTCCACCCTCCGCTGCAATCCTCTTGCACCTCGACATCGACGTCTTCCGCGGAAGCGACCTGACTGCCATCTACTTCCCTCACGAACAAGGGCTCAGCCTCGAAGAAGGCAAGGAGTTGCTCGGCTTATTCCTTCAGGATCCCCGCATTCGTCACATCGAAATCAGCGAATATGCCGCCCTCCGAGACGTAGGTCAAAACTCCGTACACCAGCTGGTCCAGATCCTCGTCGACAAGCTGCCTCCCTCGAAGCCAAAGGCAACCTCTCCATGCTGA
- a CDS encoding ArsR/SmtB family transcription factor, protein MKTYEQQQLDALGDVTRRLLLERLRRGPLPVGELARGLTVSRPAVSQHLRVLKEAKLVRDEAAGARRYYSLDPKGFEALRKYLDNFWGEALEAFQAKVEEK, encoded by the coding sequence GTGAAAACTTACGAACAGCAGCAACTCGATGCCCTTGGGGATGTAACGCGGCGATTGTTATTGGAGCGGCTTCGCCGTGGGCCTCTGCCGGTTGGCGAGCTGGCGCGTGGTCTTACGGTGAGCCGGCCAGCGGTTTCTCAGCATCTGCGGGTTTTGAAGGAGGCGAAGCTGGTGCGCGATGAAGCAGCAGGGGCGCGGCGCTACTACAGCCTGGATCCGAAGGGGTTTGAGGCGCTGCGAAAGTATCTGGACAACTTCTGGGGCGAAGCTCTGGAAGCATTTCAAGCGAAGGTCGAGGAGAAGTGA
- a CDS encoding SRPBCC family protein: MPERQLMVDEATVLADSQELASVRKSVRVKADVARAFRVFTEGMDSWWPRTHHIGSSPMKRVVVEGRPMGAIYTEQEDGTN, encoded by the coding sequence ATGCCGGAGAGACAACTGATGGTGGATGAAGCGACGGTGTTGGCGGACTCGCAGGAGTTGGCGTCGGTGCGGAAGAGTGTTCGCGTGAAGGCCGATGTGGCGCGCGCGTTCCGGGTGTTTACGGAGGGGATGGACAGCTGGTGGCCGAGGACGCATCACATTGGCAGCTCGCCGATGAAGCGGGTGGTGGTGGAGGGCAGGCCGATGGGTGCGATCTATACGGAGCAGGAGGATGGGACGAACTGA
- a CDS encoding SRPBCC domain-containing protein, with amino-acid sequence MLTWEPPHLFVMAWQIRPDWQFEPELSKCSEVEVRFTAADDGTTLVELEHRHMERHGAGWSKMHGQVNSGWPGVMELFAAKADEGV; translated from the coding sequence GTGCTGACGTGGGAGCCGCCACATCTTTTTGTGATGGCGTGGCAGATTCGCCCGGACTGGCAGTTCGAACCGGAGTTGAGCAAATGCAGCGAGGTGGAGGTACGGTTTACGGCAGCCGATGATGGCACGACGCTGGTGGAACTGGAGCATCGCCACATGGAGCGACATGGTGCGGGCTGGTCGAAGATGCACGGGCAGGTGAACTCCGGTTGGCCCGGCGTGATGGAGTTGTTTGCGGCAAAGGCGGATGAGGGGGTATGA
- a CDS encoding LIC_13387 family protein, whose product MRAAAWFRAAAVVLLLFAVGHTYGFLAFRPETAEGRAVWEAMKSVRFSVGNTTFSYGGFYIGFGLFISAFQVFCVWLAWTLGSMARAGEMAARRIAWGMFVLQCFGIVLSLRYFSLGPAVLSVIAAFCFLMGALSVRRSAG is encoded by the coding sequence ATGAGGGCGGCGGCGTGGTTTCGCGCTGCGGCTGTGGTGTTGCTGCTGTTTGCCGTGGGCCATACTTACGGCTTTCTGGCCTTTCGCCCGGAGACGGCGGAGGGCCGGGCCGTGTGGGAGGCGATGAAGAGTGTGCGGTTCTCTGTGGGTAATACGACGTTTAGCTACGGCGGGTTTTATATCGGCTTTGGGTTGTTTATCTCTGCGTTCCAGGTGTTTTGTGTCTGGCTGGCGTGGACGCTGGGCTCGATGGCGCGGGCCGGGGAGATGGCGGCGCGCAGGATTGCTTGGGGAATGTTTGTGCTGCAGTGCTTTGGGATTGTGCTCTCGTTGCGGTACTTTTCTCTGGGGCCTGCGGTGCTGTCGGTGATTGCGGCGTTTTGTTTTTTGATGGGCGCGCTTTCTGTGCGGAGGAGTGCTGGATGA
- a CDS encoding ester cyclase, producing MTTDDKQLMENKHIVQRFVEECWNQGKMDSIGELVASGCKLHDPVFPALTSGADNLKRHLEMCRIGFPDLRSSIDDTIAERNEVVHHWTIRGTHKGQFLGLAPTNRTATVSGTSIHRIEGGKIVEQWSDWNLMTLMEQLGVSAAPKTTAPKAESKQA from the coding sequence ATGACCACAGATGACAAACAGCTCATGGAAAACAAACATATCGTGCAGAGGTTCGTGGAGGAGTGCTGGAACCAAGGGAAGATGGATTCGATAGGCGAACTGGTCGCAAGCGGATGCAAGCTTCACGACCCGGTTTTTCCCGCTCTTACCTCGGGTGCGGACAACCTGAAGCGGCACCTTGAGATGTGCAGGATCGGATTTCCCGATCTCAGATCTTCAATCGACGATACGATCGCTGAACGAAATGAAGTTGTGCACCACTGGACGATTCGAGGGACTCACAAGGGACAGTTCCTTGGTCTGGCTCCGACCAACCGCACGGCCACGGTCTCGGGCACCTCGATTCATCGGATAGAGGGCGGAAAGATCGTGGAGCAGTGGTCGGATTGGAACCTGATGACGTTGATGGAACAACTTGGGGTCTCTGCGGCACCGAAGACTACGGCGCCAAAAGCAGAATCGAAGCAGGCTTGA
- a CDS encoding valine--tRNA ligase: MSQELPKAYDPSVIEQRWAEYWVKEHLFDVPTPETTHAAKKKFTILLPPPNVTGRLHMGHMLNQAEMDILTRWHRMRGETALWVPGTDHAGIATQMMVERQLKEEGKTRQELGRAAFVKKVWTWRDIYGGAILDQMKRLGASVDWSREYFTMDDRLSPAVNEAFVRLYEQGLIYRGAYIVNWDPSIQTAVSDLEVEHEERVGKIYHIRYPLADGSGSIVIATTRPETMLGDVAVAVNPTDERYLALQGKLVRLPLSGINNAPDREIPILADDWAKPEFGTGAVKVTPAHDANDFAIGQRHNLPNLTILDETAHVLLPGSPYHGLDRYVAREKIVADLEALGLLVEIKEHTNSIGISQRTGVVIEPRLSQQWFLAVNKTPNTGGDSIAAKAIAAVDKGHIKFTPDQYRKTYDEWMKNIYDWCISRQLWWGHRIPAWYCKACSAITVARTTPTHCTTCNSTDLVQETDVLDTWFSSGLLPFTVFGWPNPNADTGMPDLTPDLATFYPTDLLVTGFDILFFWVARMVMLGTHFMLDVPMPDGSNRTLADAVPFREVYIHGLVRDANREKMSKTKGNVINPIDIIERFGTDAVRFTLASMASPGTDIAFSEARTEGYRAFANKIWNAARFLFMNVDRAREAGYNMTMRDSGVVPSLPDDTPLETRWIFSRLSAVSAEVDRALADYRFDEAANAIYQFFWGEFCDWYLELAKLRLNFGVPPEAVIPSETMNHEAVILSEAKNPEEANASPSAKELSATETNPVTALTLASLVGVFESALRLLSPFMPFLTEEIWHALYEGKPPAKSIALTRYPQATDFPADPVAESAMKTLQELIVTVRGLRKELGVPEKEATPITIHAGNRVLALADANADVLAKMSRVQAVEFASEPFTASNARSTAEFDVAIIYERQIDVAAERERLTKDLAKYEKGLASADKQLNNETFMSKAPAHIVDGLRKQHAETKVLHDKTKAALDSLPSA, encoded by the coding sequence ATGAGCCAGGAACTTCCAAAAGCATACGATCCGTCCGTTATCGAACAGCGCTGGGCCGAGTACTGGGTCAAAGAACATCTGTTTGACGTTCCGACCCCCGAAACTACGCACGCCGCGAAAAAGAAGTTCACCATTCTTTTGCCGCCCCCCAACGTCACCGGCCGCCTCCACATGGGCCACATGCTCAACCAGGCGGAGATGGACATCCTCACCCGCTGGCATCGCATGCGCGGCGAAACCGCCCTCTGGGTCCCCGGCACCGACCACGCCGGCATCGCCACCCAGATGATGGTAGAGCGCCAACTCAAGGAAGAAGGCAAGACCCGGCAGGAGCTCGGCCGCGCCGCCTTTGTCAAAAAGGTCTGGACCTGGCGCGACATCTACGGCGGAGCCATCCTCGACCAGATGAAGCGCCTCGGAGCCTCCGTCGACTGGTCCCGCGAGTACTTCACCATGGACGACCGCCTCAGCCCCGCCGTCAACGAGGCCTTCGTCCGCCTCTACGAGCAGGGCCTCATCTATCGTGGCGCCTACATCGTCAACTGGGACCCCAGCATCCAGACCGCCGTCTCCGACCTCGAAGTCGAGCACGAGGAGCGCGTCGGCAAGATCTACCACATCCGCTATCCATTGGCAGATGGCAGTGGTTCGATCGTCATCGCAACCACCCGCCCCGAAACCATGCTCGGCGACGTAGCCGTAGCCGTAAACCCCACTGACGAGCGCTACCTCGCCCTGCAAGGCAAACTCGTACGCCTTCCGCTCAGCGGAATCAACAACGCACCCGACCGCGAGATCCCCATCCTAGCCGACGACTGGGCCAAGCCCGAGTTCGGCACCGGCGCCGTCAAGGTCACGCCCGCGCACGACGCCAACGACTTCGCCATCGGCCAGCGCCACAACCTTCCCAACCTCACCATCCTCGACGAGACCGCACACGTCCTCCTCCCCGGCTCGCCCTACCACGGCCTCGACCGCTACGTCGCACGCGAGAAGATCGTGGCCGACCTCGAAGCCCTCGGCCTCCTCGTCGAGATCAAGGAGCACACCAACTCCATCGGCATCTCCCAGCGCACCGGCGTCGTCATCGAGCCGCGCCTTTCGCAGCAGTGGTTCCTCGCCGTCAACAAAACTCCCAACACCGGCGGCGACAGCATCGCGGCGAAAGCAATCGCAGCCGTCGACAAGGGCCACATCAAATTCACCCCCGACCAGTACCGCAAGACGTACGACGAGTGGATGAAGAACATCTACGACTGGTGCATCTCCCGCCAGCTCTGGTGGGGCCATCGCATTCCCGCGTGGTACTGCAAGGCCTGTTCTGCAATTACCGTGGCGCGAACAACACCCACCCACTGCACCACCTGCAACTCCACCGACCTCGTTCAAGAAACCGACGTCCTCGACACCTGGTTCTCCTCCGGCCTCCTCCCCTTTACCGTCTTCGGCTGGCCCAATCCAAACGCCGACACCGGCATGCCGGACCTCACGCCCGACCTCGCTACCTTCTACCCCACCGACCTCCTCGTCACCGGCTTCGACATCCTCTTCTTCTGGGTCGCCCGCATGGTCATGCTCGGCACTCACTTCATGCTCGACGTCCCCATGCCCGACGGCAGCAATCGCACTCTCGCCGACGCCGTCCCCTTCCGCGAGGTCTACATCCACGGCCTGGTCCGCGACGCCAACCGCGAGAAGATGTCCAAGACCAAGGGCAACGTCATCAACCCCATCGACATCATCGAGCGCTTCGGCACCGACGCCGTCCGCTTCACCCTCGCCAGCATGGCCTCACCCGGCACCGATATCGCTTTCAGCGAAGCCCGCACCGAAGGCTACCGCGCCTTCGCCAACAAGATCTGGAACGCCGCCCGCTTCCTCTTCATGAACGTAGATCGCGCCCGCGAGGCCGGCTACAACATGACCATGCGCGACAGCGGCGTAGTCCCCTCGTTGCCAGACGACACACCACTCGAGACTCGCTGGATCTTCTCCCGTCTCAGCGCTGTCTCCGCCGAAGTCGACCGCGCCCTCGCCGACTACCGCTTCGACGAAGCCGCCAACGCCATCTACCAGTTCTTCTGGGGCGAGTTCTGCGACTGGTACCTCGAGCTTGCCAAACTTCGCCTCAACTTCGGCGTTCCTCCCGAAGCTGTCATCCCAAGCGAAACAATGAATCACGAAGCTGTCATTCTGAGCGAAGCGAAGAATCCCGAAGAAGCCAACGCCTCTCCCTCTGCCAAAGAGCTTTCGGCCACAGAGACAAATCCCGTCACCGCCCTCACCCTCGCCTCACTCGTAGGCGTCTTCGAGAGCGCCCTGCGTCTCCTCAGCCCCTTCATGCCCTTCCTCACCGAAGAGATCTGGCACGCCCTCTACGAAGGCAAGCCGCCAGCAAAATCCATCGCCCTCACCCGTTACCCGCAAGCCACCGACTTCCCCGCCGACCCAGTAGCCGAGAGCGCGATGAAGACTCTGCAGGAGCTCATCGTCACCGTACGCGGTCTGCGCAAAGAACTAGGCGTCCCCGAAAAAGAAGCCACACCCATCACCATCCACGCAGGCAATCGCGTCCTCGCGCTAGCCGACGCCAACGCCGACGTCCTCGCAAAGATGTCCCGCGTCCAAGCAGTAGAGTTTGCCAGCGAGCCGTTCACCGCCTCGAATGCCCGCTCCACTGCAGAGTTCGACGTAGCCATCATCTACGAGCGTCAAATCGACGTCGCTGCTGAACGCGAGCGCCTCACCAAAGACCTTGCCAAATACGAAAAAGGCCTGGCCTCTGCTGACAAACAACTCAACAACGAAACCTTCATGTCGAAGGCCCCCGCCCACATCGTAGACGGTCTGCGCAAGCAACACGCCGAAACCAAAGTTCTGCACGACAAAACGAAGGCAGCTCTCGATTCACTGCCTTCCGCATAG
- a CDS encoding polymer-forming cytoskeletal protein, whose translation MRRLLLALALLIVAGTPAFARSSQDRASIGSDITIADGETAGDIACAFCTVRVHGEVKGDIATFLGSVVVDSGRTISGDVASLGGDLEMGQDASVGGDVAIAAGDLKLGDGAAIHGQRTVLPGRLWLLLPLAPFLILAGLIWLIVSIVRRNRYPYPVPPRGRGF comes from the coding sequence ATGCGTAGACTGCTCCTCGCTCTTGCCCTGTTGATTGTTGCCGGTACACCCGCCTTTGCCCGCTCTTCGCAGGATCGCGCCAGTATTGGAAGCGATATTACGATTGCGGATGGAGAGACGGCGGGGGATATCGCCTGTGCGTTTTGCACGGTGCGTGTGCATGGCGAGGTGAAGGGAGATATCGCGACCTTCCTGGGGTCGGTGGTGGTCGACTCGGGGAGGACGATCTCGGGCGATGTGGCTTCGCTTGGCGGCGATCTCGAGATGGGCCAGGATGCGTCGGTGGGCGGCGATGTTGCGATTGCCGCGGGAGACTTGAAGCTGGGCGACGGGGCGGCGATTCATGGCCAGCGGACGGTTCTGCCTGGGCGCTTGTGGCTTCTGTTGCCGCTCGCACCGTTTTTGATACTCGCGGGACTGATCTGGTTGATCGTGTCTATCGTTCGGCGTAACCGGTATCCGTATCCGGTTCCTCCAAGAGGGCGCGGGTTCTAG
- a CDS encoding outer membrane protein assembly factor BamD, which produces MNKRSFFPTLRAGTLAGVAIASLMFGSLSSIGALAQVNGSSQTTTDANGQQHESVTLSATPNNKKDKVVPSKDTKKELRKEKTMKPADKPNANLPDKVLYDKAVDATKRGHFDVARLDLQTLLNTYPDSQYQMKAKLAIGDSWYKEGGTAALTQAEQEYKDFITFFPNAPEAAEAQMRVGDIYFRQMDKPDRDYAKATHAEEEYRLMLQQFPESTLVPQAKQRLREVQEVMANREANIAAFYQTHNNYPATIARYQTVADTYPQYSHMDDVLVGLGDAYEAEARFVRTMKLPEAGKARLEKIYDDQAIAAYSKVILEHSASPHVEDARDRLDAMNVKIPQPTPEQIAASVALENSRRQYRLQDRARLLVLHQPDVVMAARDGEPTLADPTPTIAPHVVNQIKTDFNDALSPNAAAGAALTAKPATTTADAAPAAEGAAPAAPAAPLALSDVPAADPGAASGASSTTSISGAAPTPPASSGNRIGGVEILNSGTSGTTVPADGGLKAVGPTNSTPLPAVEKAAAAPDAVNDIKPGTQPVAQASNANGKNRKPDFDKGDESDSKHKKKKGLNKLNPF; this is translated from the coding sequence ATGAACAAGCGTTCTTTCTTTCCAACTCTCAGGGCCGGTACACTGGCCGGAGTCGCAATTGCCAGTTTGATGTTTGGCTCGCTCAGCTCCATCGGAGCCCTGGCGCAGGTAAACGGCTCCTCCCAGACAACCACCGACGCCAACGGTCAGCAGCACGAGAGCGTGACCCTCTCCGCAACACCGAACAACAAGAAGGACAAAGTCGTCCCGTCCAAGGACACCAAGAAAGAGCTCCGCAAAGAGAAGACGATGAAGCCGGCCGACAAGCCCAACGCCAATCTTCCCGACAAGGTGCTCTACGACAAGGCCGTCGACGCCACCAAGCGCGGACACTTCGACGTCGCCCGTCTCGACCTGCAGACCCTGCTCAACACCTATCCCGACTCGCAGTATCAGATGAAGGCCAAGCTCGCCATCGGAGACAGCTGGTACAAGGAAGGCGGCACCGCAGCCCTCACCCAGGCCGAGCAGGAGTACAAGGACTTCATCACCTTCTTCCCCAACGCCCCCGAGGCCGCCGAAGCCCAGATGCGCGTAGGCGACATCTACTTCCGCCAGATGGACAAGCCCGACCGCGACTACGCCAAGGCCACTCACGCTGAAGAAGAGTACCGCCTGATGCTGCAGCAGTTCCCCGAGTCGACCCTGGTCCCTCAGGCCAAGCAGAGGCTGCGCGAGGTACAGGAGGTCATGGCCAATCGCGAGGCCAACATCGCTGCCTTCTACCAGACTCACAACAACTATCCCGCGACCATCGCGCGCTACCAGACCGTCGCCGACACCTATCCGCAGTACAGCCACATGGACGACGTTCTGGTCGGCCTCGGCGATGCGTATGAGGCCGAAGCGCGATTCGTCCGCACCATGAAGCTTCCCGAAGCAGGCAAGGCAAGGCTCGAAAAGATCTATGACGACCAGGCGATCGCCGCCTACAGCAAGGTGATTCTCGAGCACTCCGCCTCACCCCACGTCGAGGATGCCCGCGACCGTCTCGATGCGATGAACGTCAAGATTCCGCAGCCGACCCCCGAGCAGATCGCCGCCAGCGTCGCGCTTGAAAACAGCCGCCGTCAATATCGTCTGCAGGATCGCGCTCGTCTGCTCGTCCTCCACCAGCCGGACGTCGTCATGGCAGCGCGTGATGGAGAGCCGACCCTCGCCGATCCCACTCCCACGATCGCGCCGCACGTCGTGAACCAGATCAAGACCGACTTCAACGATGCGCTGAGTCCCAACGCTGCCGCCGGAGCCGCTCTCACTGCGAAGCCCGCGACGACAACAGCGGATGCAGCTCCCGCAGCAGAAGGCGCAGCTCCGGCAGCACCCGCCGCGCCTCTGGCTCTCTCGGACGTCCCTGCCGCCGACCCCGGTGCCGCCAGCGGAGCATCGTCGACGACCAGCATCTCCGGTGCAGCACCAACCCCGCCCGCATCCTCCGGCAACCGCATCGGCGGAGTCGAGATTCTCAACTCCGGCACCTCCGGAACCACCGTCCCTGCCGATGGCGGCCTGAAGGCGGTTGGACCAACCAACTCCACGCCTCTTCCCGCGGTTGAAAAGGCTGCGGCTGCCCCCGACGCAGTCAACGATATCAAGCCCGGAACCCAGCCCGTCGCACAGGCCAGCAACGCCAACGGAAAGAACAGAAAGCCTGACTTCGACAAGGGCGACGAGTCCGACAGCAAGCACAAGAAGAAGAAGGGCTTGAACAAGCTGAACCCCTTCTAA